The following are encoded in a window of Parus major isolate Abel chromosome 22, Parus_major1.1, whole genome shotgun sequence genomic DNA:
- the SORBS3 gene encoding vinexin isoform X2, whose amino-acid sequence MEGMEERRAWRKLRQWSGTLGKAGAAGTGVCSHRAPIPALGGPQEHRPHSPPQSRPPPTTSLSILSRKPPSSSRLHRAGGPAARGSPRFVSGGRVLGNACAGRGMSSASWLHSLDPIPGNVTGNSEWAGPAPERGALGGQRTPGGAGAHGDPAPGRTVAPDSLGGCSWGALPASPPRCSEPLPAPPAGKVRAVELSSLPLAAPSRSPRGSPKPRCSPGVPVGTAQESPAGPIRAELGEGRAVWIRMEKAVGTRAGAGSELEQPLPLASRGSLSWGSCHRGRHPAVIVVTPHTVSPEFPNNGMLPAGSPGGPPRPPAMAGRLLPPDSSPALGVEDVPQLQAPLQVSPQPTVTRVPVIHHRGSNTLNFHFHEPESRGTAENSQGAPKSPVNEWYQTWPAKEAKAPSTPVPAHPTPSPRAAPTCPRPPGWSATWTKDSKRRERRWVKYDGIGPVDETGMPLASRSSVDSPRDWYRSMFRQIHRKLPEPDWDTHSCPTTAPPSPPKPRRRGSAPAEPPGMPNGMDWTRWGATGATAEPGSIFDYEPGKFSRREQSPAAARPKRAQSIEVLLEQELEQLSEELDKDMRDMETRRTPRQSPAAAPTARSPAPASPAARSPLSPHWLWSPPATPSMEWGGLGLASDRSLAASSRDTLRPGTLPSLSDLGDPVEVVKREEKKMKAARLKFNFQAESPKELTLQKGDIVYIHKEVDRNWLEGEHHGRVGIFPSNYVEILPPTEVPKPIKAPTLQVLEYGEALALYNFRGDLHVELSFRKGERICLVRRVNENWYEGRIPGTSRQGIFPATYVQVLKEPRVKASAEDIPSSPAPASPRPAAGSPSLQRSPGARIPQAPPGSPREAKRGPGVTGGRPSSPRHLGAAFPPSPKLPHAGTPSPLVASASPPHPVAAHPQELRRSAWTPEQVQGALPVPAPKRRRAGAAGRGPGGCHAAVRRRLVRGSVQEDAEIRHFPRELRGAGVTRGDGDPQGEEWGWGFPLVPPRPPGVPAVFPHGDEVPPAPSRPYGAASNRDKPPPARGVSPSPVP is encoded by the exons atggaggggatggAGGAACGCAGGGCATGGAGGAAATTGAGGCAATGGAGCGGCACCCTTGGCAAGGCGGGGGCAGCGGGGACGGGGGTCTGCTCTCACCGTGCCCCCATCCCGGCGCTAGGAGGTCCACAGGAGCACAGACCCCACTCCCCGCCTCAGTCCCGACCACCACCCACCACTTCCCTCTCCATCCTTTCCCGAAAACCCCCCTCGAGTTCCCGTCTCCATCGCGCCGGGGGGCCGGCGGCGCGGGGCTCGCCCCGTTTCGTAAGCGGGGGCCGGGTGCTCGGGAACGCGTGCGCGGGGCGTGGGATGAGTTCAGCCTCTTGGCTCCATTccctggatcccatccctggaaatgtcacTGGAAACTCTGAATGGGCCGGCCCCGCTCCAGAGCGGGGAGCGCTGGGGGGGCAGCGCACCCCGGGGGGGGCCGGGGCACACGGGGATCCAGCTCCGGGGAGGACGGTGGCTCCCGACTCTCTCGGGGGATGCTCTTGGGGGGCTCTCCCCGCCAGCCCCCCACGATGCTCTGAGCCCCTTCCCGCTCCTCCTGCCGGCAAAGTTCGTGCCGTGGAACTTTCTTCCCTGCCGCTCGCGGCGCCGTCCCGCTCGCCCCGGGGCTCCCCAAAACCCCGCTGCTCCCCGGGCGTCCCCGTCGGCACCGCCCAGGAG AGCCCGGCCGGACCCATCCGTGCAGAGCTGGGCGAGGGGCGGGCGGTCTGGATCCGCATGGAGAAGGCGGTGGGGACCCGTGCCGGGGCTGGTTCTGAGCTGGAACAGCCGCTTCCCCTGGCATCGCGAGGCTCCCTGAGTTGGGGGAGCTGCCACCGTGGTCGCCACCCCGCCGTGATCGTTGTCACCCCACACACGGTGTCCCCTGAGTTTCCAAATAACGGGATGCTCCCAGCG gGCAGCCCCGGGGGTCCCCCCCGCCCCCCGGCCATGGCGGGCCGGCTGCTTCCCCCCgacagcagcccagctctgggtgtggaGGACgttccccagctccaggcaccTCTGCAGGTGTCCCCGCAGCCCACAGTGACACGG GTGCCCGTCATCCACCACCGCGGCTCCAACACCCTCAACTTCCACTTCCACGAGCCGGAGAGCCGCGGTACGGCCGAGAACAGCCAGGGAGCTCCCAAGAGCCCAG TGAATGAGTGGTACCAGACCTGGCCGGCCAAGGAGGCGAAAGCTCCCAGCACCCCGGTGCCCGCCCACCCCACACCCAGTCCCCGGGCCGCCCCCACCTGCCCACGGCCACCAGGCTGGTCGGCAACCTGGACCAAGGATAGCAAGCGGCGGGAGAGGCGCTGGGTGAAGTACGATGGCATCGGGCCCGTGGATGAGACGGGGATGCCCCTCGCCTCGCGCTCG AGTGTCGATAGCCCCCGGGACTGGTACCGCAGCATGTTCCGGCAGATCCACCGCAAGCTGCCAG AGCCCGACTGGGACACCCATTCTTGCCCCACCACGGCGCCTCCATCGCCCCCCAAACCGCGGAGGAGGGGGTCGGCCCCAGCTGAGCCCCCCGGAATGCCTAACGGGATGGATTG GACCCGCTGGGGTGCCACCGGCGCCACTGCCGAGCCCGGCAGCATTTTTGACTATGAACCAGGGAAGTTTTCTCGGCGGGAGCAG AGTCCGGCAGCAGCGCGGCCGAAGCGGGCTCAGTCCATCGAG gtgctgctggagcaggagctggagcagctcagcgAGGAGCTGGACAAGGACATGAGGGACATGGAGACGCGCCGGACTCCCCGCCAG AGCCCGGCGGCTGCTCCCACCGCTCGCTCCCCTGCTCCGGCCTCCCCGGCTGCTCG GAGCCCCCTGTCACCCCACTGGCTGTGGAGCccccctgccacccccagcATGGAGtggggtgggctggggctggccagCGACCGGAGCCTTGCAGCCTCCAGCAGAG ACACCCTCAGGCCAGGGACCCTCCCCAGCTTGTCGGACCTGGGGGACCCCGTGGAGGTCGTcaagagggaggagaagaag atGAAAGCTGCTCGCCTCAAGTTCAACTTCCAAGCTGAGTCTCCCAA GGAGCTGACGCTGCAGAAGGGGGACATCGTCTACATCCATAAGGAAGTGGACAGGAACTGGCTGGAGGGGGAGCACCACGGCCGCGTGGGCATTTTCCCCTCCAACTACGTGGAG ATCCTGCCCCCTACGGAGGTGCCCAAGCCCATCAAGGCTCCCACGCTCCAGGTTCTGGAATACGGGGAGGCGCTGGCGCTCTACAACTTCCGAGGGGATCTGCACGTGGAGCTCTCCTTTCGCAAG GGCGAGCGCATCTGCCTGGTGCGGCGGGTGAACGAGAACTGGTACGAAGGGAGGATTCCGGGCACCAGCCGCCAGGGCATCTTCCCCGCCACCTACGTGCAGGTGCTGAAGGAGCCGCGGGTCAAAGCCTCCGCAGAGGACATCCCCTCCTCTCCCGCCCCCGCCAGCCCCCGGCCAGCGGCCGGATCCCCGTCCCTGCAGCGCTCGCCCGGTGCCCGGATCCCCCAGGCTCCCCCCGGCTCCCCCCGGGAAGCGAAGCGGGGTCCCGGGGTGACGGGAGGGCGCCCGTCCTCTCCTCGCCACCTCGGCGCCgccttccccccctccccaaagcTGCCCCACgctggcacccccagccccttgGTGGCCTCTGCCAGCCCCCCACATCCCGTGGCCGCCCACCCCCAGGAGCTCCGGCGTTCCGCCTGGACCCCAGAGCAG GTACAGGGCGCTCTACCAGTACCGGCCCCAAAACGCCGAcgagctggagctgctggaaggggaCCGGGTGGATGTCATGCAGCAGTGCGACGACGGCTGGTTCGTGG GAGTGTCCAGGAGGACGCAGAAATTCGGCACTTTCCCCGGGAACTACGTGGCGCCGGTGTGACCCGCGGCGATGGGGACCCCCAGGGGGAAGAGTGGGGATGGGGGTTCCCCCTTGTCCCACCTCGGCCACCCGGTGTCCCCGCCGTGTTCCCCCACGGGGATGAAgtgcctccagctccctcccGCCCCTATGGGGCTGCCTCTAACAGGGACAAACCCCCCCCGGCTCGGGGTGtctccccctccccagtgcCTTAA
- the SORBS3 gene encoding vinexin isoform X1 has product MEGMEERRAWRKLRQWSGTLGKAGAAGTGVCSHRAPIPALGGPQEHRPHSPPQSRPPPTTSLSILSRKPPSSSRLHRAGGPAARGSPRFVSGGRVLGNACAGRGMSSASWLHSLDPIPGNVTGNSEWAGPAPERGALGGQRTPGGAGAHGDPAPGRTVAPDSLGGCSWGALPASPPRCSEPLPAPPAGKVRAVELSSLPLAAPSRSPRGSPKPRCSPGVPVGTAQESPAGPIRAELGEGRAVWIRMEKAVGTRAGAGSELEQPLPLASRGSLSWGSCHRGRHPAVIVVTPHTVSPEFPNNGMLPAVGLGVLRAPISGKARECPENRDTAPRAQLLFPQGSPGGPPRPPAMAGRLLPPDSSPALGVEDVPQLQAPLQVSPQPTVTRVPVIHHRGSNTLNFHFHEPESRGTAENSQGAPKSPVNEWYQTWPAKEAKAPSTPVPAHPTPSPRAAPTCPRPPGWSATWTKDSKRRERRWVKYDGIGPVDETGMPLASRSSVDSPRDWYRSMFRQIHRKLPEPDWDTHSCPTTAPPSPPKPRRRGSAPAEPPGMPNGMDWTRWGATGATAEPGSIFDYEPGKFSRREQSPAAARPKRAQSIEVLLEQELEQLSEELDKDMRDMETRRTPRQSPAAAPTARSPAPASPAARSPLSPHWLWSPPATPSMEWGGLGLASDRSLAASSRDTLRPGTLPSLSDLGDPVEVVKREEKKMKAARLKFNFQAESPKELTLQKGDIVYIHKEVDRNWLEGEHHGRVGIFPSNYVEILPPTEVPKPIKAPTLQVLEYGEALALYNFRGDLHVELSFRKGERICLVRRVNENWYEGRIPGTSRQGIFPATYVQVLKEPRVKASAEDIPSSPAPASPRPAAGSPSLQRSPGARIPQAPPGSPREAKRGPGVTGGRPSSPRHLGAAFPPSPKLPHAGTPSPLVASASPPHPVAAHPQELRRSAWTPEQVQGALPVPAPKRRRAGAAGRGPGGCHAAVRRRLVRGSVQEDAEIRHFPRELRGAGVTRGDGDPQGEEWGWGFPLVPPRPPGVPAVFPHGDEVPPAPSRPYGAASNRDKPPPARGVSPSPVP; this is encoded by the exons atggaggggatggAGGAACGCAGGGCATGGAGGAAATTGAGGCAATGGAGCGGCACCCTTGGCAAGGCGGGGGCAGCGGGGACGGGGGTCTGCTCTCACCGTGCCCCCATCCCGGCGCTAGGAGGTCCACAGGAGCACAGACCCCACTCCCCGCCTCAGTCCCGACCACCACCCACCACTTCCCTCTCCATCCTTTCCCGAAAACCCCCCTCGAGTTCCCGTCTCCATCGCGCCGGGGGGCCGGCGGCGCGGGGCTCGCCCCGTTTCGTAAGCGGGGGCCGGGTGCTCGGGAACGCGTGCGCGGGGCGTGGGATGAGTTCAGCCTCTTGGCTCCATTccctggatcccatccctggaaatgtcacTGGAAACTCTGAATGGGCCGGCCCCGCTCCAGAGCGGGGAGCGCTGGGGGGGCAGCGCACCCCGGGGGGGGCCGGGGCACACGGGGATCCAGCTCCGGGGAGGACGGTGGCTCCCGACTCTCTCGGGGGATGCTCTTGGGGGGCTCTCCCCGCCAGCCCCCCACGATGCTCTGAGCCCCTTCCCGCTCCTCCTGCCGGCAAAGTTCGTGCCGTGGAACTTTCTTCCCTGCCGCTCGCGGCGCCGTCCCGCTCGCCCCGGGGCTCCCCAAAACCCCGCTGCTCCCCGGGCGTCCCCGTCGGCACCGCCCAGGAG AGCCCGGCCGGACCCATCCGTGCAGAGCTGGGCGAGGGGCGGGCGGTCTGGATCCGCATGGAGAAGGCGGTGGGGACCCGTGCCGGGGCTGGTTCTGAGCTGGAACAGCCGCTTCCCCTGGCATCGCGAGGCTCCCTGAGTTGGGGGAGCTGCCACCGTGGTCGCCACCCCGCCGTGATCGTTGTCACCCCACACACGGTGTCCCCTGAGTTTCCAAATAACGGGATGCTCCCAGCGGTGGGTCTGGGGGTCCTCCGAGCCCCCATCTCTGGCAAAGCCCGTGAATGCCCAGAAAACAGGGATACGGCCCCGCgagcacagctgctcttcccacaggGCAGCCCCGGGGGTCCCCCCCGCCCCCCGGCCATGGCGGGCCGGCTGCTTCCCCCCgacagcagcccagctctgggtgtggaGGACgttccccagctccaggcaccTCTGCAGGTGTCCCCGCAGCCCACAGTGACACGG GTGCCCGTCATCCACCACCGCGGCTCCAACACCCTCAACTTCCACTTCCACGAGCCGGAGAGCCGCGGTACGGCCGAGAACAGCCAGGGAGCTCCCAAGAGCCCAG TGAATGAGTGGTACCAGACCTGGCCGGCCAAGGAGGCGAAAGCTCCCAGCACCCCGGTGCCCGCCCACCCCACACCCAGTCCCCGGGCCGCCCCCACCTGCCCACGGCCACCAGGCTGGTCGGCAACCTGGACCAAGGATAGCAAGCGGCGGGAGAGGCGCTGGGTGAAGTACGATGGCATCGGGCCCGTGGATGAGACGGGGATGCCCCTCGCCTCGCGCTCG AGTGTCGATAGCCCCCGGGACTGGTACCGCAGCATGTTCCGGCAGATCCACCGCAAGCTGCCAG AGCCCGACTGGGACACCCATTCTTGCCCCACCACGGCGCCTCCATCGCCCCCCAAACCGCGGAGGAGGGGGTCGGCCCCAGCTGAGCCCCCCGGAATGCCTAACGGGATGGATTG GACCCGCTGGGGTGCCACCGGCGCCACTGCCGAGCCCGGCAGCATTTTTGACTATGAACCAGGGAAGTTTTCTCGGCGGGAGCAG AGTCCGGCAGCAGCGCGGCCGAAGCGGGCTCAGTCCATCGAG gtgctgctggagcaggagctggagcagctcagcgAGGAGCTGGACAAGGACATGAGGGACATGGAGACGCGCCGGACTCCCCGCCAG AGCCCGGCGGCTGCTCCCACCGCTCGCTCCCCTGCTCCGGCCTCCCCGGCTGCTCG GAGCCCCCTGTCACCCCACTGGCTGTGGAGCccccctgccacccccagcATGGAGtggggtgggctggggctggccagCGACCGGAGCCTTGCAGCCTCCAGCAGAG ACACCCTCAGGCCAGGGACCCTCCCCAGCTTGTCGGACCTGGGGGACCCCGTGGAGGTCGTcaagagggaggagaagaag atGAAAGCTGCTCGCCTCAAGTTCAACTTCCAAGCTGAGTCTCCCAA GGAGCTGACGCTGCAGAAGGGGGACATCGTCTACATCCATAAGGAAGTGGACAGGAACTGGCTGGAGGGGGAGCACCACGGCCGCGTGGGCATTTTCCCCTCCAACTACGTGGAG ATCCTGCCCCCTACGGAGGTGCCCAAGCCCATCAAGGCTCCCACGCTCCAGGTTCTGGAATACGGGGAGGCGCTGGCGCTCTACAACTTCCGAGGGGATCTGCACGTGGAGCTCTCCTTTCGCAAG GGCGAGCGCATCTGCCTGGTGCGGCGGGTGAACGAGAACTGGTACGAAGGGAGGATTCCGGGCACCAGCCGCCAGGGCATCTTCCCCGCCACCTACGTGCAGGTGCTGAAGGAGCCGCGGGTCAAAGCCTCCGCAGAGGACATCCCCTCCTCTCCCGCCCCCGCCAGCCCCCGGCCAGCGGCCGGATCCCCGTCCCTGCAGCGCTCGCCCGGTGCCCGGATCCCCCAGGCTCCCCCCGGCTCCCCCCGGGAAGCGAAGCGGGGTCCCGGGGTGACGGGAGGGCGCCCGTCCTCTCCTCGCCACCTCGGCGCCgccttccccccctccccaaagcTGCCCCACgctggcacccccagccccttgGTGGCCTCTGCCAGCCCCCCACATCCCGTGGCCGCCCACCCCCAGGAGCTCCGGCGTTCCGCCTGGACCCCAGAGCAG GTACAGGGCGCTCTACCAGTACCGGCCCCAAAACGCCGAcgagctggagctgctggaaggggaCCGGGTGGATGTCATGCAGCAGTGCGACGACGGCTGGTTCGTGG GAGTGTCCAGGAGGACGCAGAAATTCGGCACTTTCCCCGGGAACTACGTGGCGCCGGTGTGACCCGCGGCGATGGGGACCCCCAGGGGGAAGAGTGGGGATGGGGGTTCCCCCTTGTCCCACCTCGGCCACCCGGTGTCCCCGCCGTGTTCCCCCACGGGGATGAAgtgcctccagctccctcccGCCCCTATGGGGCTGCCTCTAACAGGGACAAACCCCCCCCGGCTCGGGGTGtctccccctccccagtgcCTTAA
- the SORBS3 gene encoding vinexin isoform X4, with protein MEGMEERRAWRKLRQWSGTLGKAGAAGTGVCSHRAPIPALGGPQEHRPHSPPQSRPPPTTSLSILSRKPPSSSRLHRAGGPAARGSPRFVSGGRVLGNACAGRGMSSASWLHSLDPIPGNVTGNSEWAGPAPERGALGGQRTPGGAGAHGDPAPGRTVAPDSLGGCSWGALPASPPRCSEPLPAPPAGKVRAVELSSLPLAAPSRSPRGSPKPRCSPGVPVGTAQEGSPGGPPRPPAMAGRLLPPDSSPALGVEDVPQLQAPLQVSPQPTVTRVPVIHHRGSNTLNFHFHEPESRGTAENSQGAPKSPVNEWYQTWPAKEAKAPSTPVPAHPTPSPRAAPTCPRPPGWSATWTKDSKRRERRWVKYDGIGPVDETGMPLASRSSVDSPRDWYRSMFRQIHRKLPEPDWDTHSCPTTAPPSPPKPRRRGSAPAEPPGMPNGMDWTRWGATGATAEPGSIFDYEPGKFSRREQSPAAARPKRAQSIEVLLEQELEQLSEELDKDMRDMETRRTPRQSPAAAPTARSPAPASPAARSPLSPHWLWSPPATPSMEWGGLGLASDRSLAASSRDTLRPGTLPSLSDLGDPVEVVKREEKKMKAARLKFNFQAESPKELTLQKGDIVYIHKEVDRNWLEGEHHGRVGIFPSNYVEILPPTEVPKPIKAPTLQVLEYGEALALYNFRGDLHVELSFRKGERICLVRRVNENWYEGRIPGTSRQGIFPATYVQVLKEPRVKASAEDIPSSPAPASPRPAAGSPSLQRSPGARIPQAPPGSPREAKRGPGVTGGRPSSPRHLGAAFPPSPKLPHAGTPSPLVASASPPHPVAAHPQELRRSAWTPEQVQGALPVPAPKRRRAGAAGRGPGGCHAAVRRRLVRGSVQEDAEIRHFPRELRGAGVTRGDGDPQGEEWGWGFPLVPPRPPGVPAVFPHGDEVPPAPSRPYGAASNRDKPPPARGVSPSPVP; from the exons atggaggggatggAGGAACGCAGGGCATGGAGGAAATTGAGGCAATGGAGCGGCACCCTTGGCAAGGCGGGGGCAGCGGGGACGGGGGTCTGCTCTCACCGTGCCCCCATCCCGGCGCTAGGAGGTCCACAGGAGCACAGACCCCACTCCCCGCCTCAGTCCCGACCACCACCCACCACTTCCCTCTCCATCCTTTCCCGAAAACCCCCCTCGAGTTCCCGTCTCCATCGCGCCGGGGGGCCGGCGGCGCGGGGCTCGCCCCGTTTCGTAAGCGGGGGCCGGGTGCTCGGGAACGCGTGCGCGGGGCGTGGGATGAGTTCAGCCTCTTGGCTCCATTccctggatcccatccctggaaatgtcacTGGAAACTCTGAATGGGCCGGCCCCGCTCCAGAGCGGGGAGCGCTGGGGGGGCAGCGCACCCCGGGGGGGGCCGGGGCACACGGGGATCCAGCTCCGGGGAGGACGGTGGCTCCCGACTCTCTCGGGGGATGCTCTTGGGGGGCTCTCCCCGCCAGCCCCCCACGATGCTCTGAGCCCCTTCCCGCTCCTCCTGCCGGCAAAGTTCGTGCCGTGGAACTTTCTTCCCTGCCGCTCGCGGCGCCGTCCCGCTCGCCCCGGGGCTCCCCAAAACCCCGCTGCTCCCCGGGCGTCCCCGTCGGCACCGCCCAGGAG gGCAGCCCCGGGGGTCCCCCCCGCCCCCCGGCCATGGCGGGCCGGCTGCTTCCCCCCgacagcagcccagctctgggtgtggaGGACgttccccagctccaggcaccTCTGCAGGTGTCCCCGCAGCCCACAGTGACACGG GTGCCCGTCATCCACCACCGCGGCTCCAACACCCTCAACTTCCACTTCCACGAGCCGGAGAGCCGCGGTACGGCCGAGAACAGCCAGGGAGCTCCCAAGAGCCCAG TGAATGAGTGGTACCAGACCTGGCCGGCCAAGGAGGCGAAAGCTCCCAGCACCCCGGTGCCCGCCCACCCCACACCCAGTCCCCGGGCCGCCCCCACCTGCCCACGGCCACCAGGCTGGTCGGCAACCTGGACCAAGGATAGCAAGCGGCGGGAGAGGCGCTGGGTGAAGTACGATGGCATCGGGCCCGTGGATGAGACGGGGATGCCCCTCGCCTCGCGCTCG AGTGTCGATAGCCCCCGGGACTGGTACCGCAGCATGTTCCGGCAGATCCACCGCAAGCTGCCAG AGCCCGACTGGGACACCCATTCTTGCCCCACCACGGCGCCTCCATCGCCCCCCAAACCGCGGAGGAGGGGGTCGGCCCCAGCTGAGCCCCCCGGAATGCCTAACGGGATGGATTG GACCCGCTGGGGTGCCACCGGCGCCACTGCCGAGCCCGGCAGCATTTTTGACTATGAACCAGGGAAGTTTTCTCGGCGGGAGCAG AGTCCGGCAGCAGCGCGGCCGAAGCGGGCTCAGTCCATCGAG gtgctgctggagcaggagctggagcagctcagcgAGGAGCTGGACAAGGACATGAGGGACATGGAGACGCGCCGGACTCCCCGCCAG AGCCCGGCGGCTGCTCCCACCGCTCGCTCCCCTGCTCCGGCCTCCCCGGCTGCTCG GAGCCCCCTGTCACCCCACTGGCTGTGGAGCccccctgccacccccagcATGGAGtggggtgggctggggctggccagCGACCGGAGCCTTGCAGCCTCCAGCAGAG ACACCCTCAGGCCAGGGACCCTCCCCAGCTTGTCGGACCTGGGGGACCCCGTGGAGGTCGTcaagagggaggagaagaag atGAAAGCTGCTCGCCTCAAGTTCAACTTCCAAGCTGAGTCTCCCAA GGAGCTGACGCTGCAGAAGGGGGACATCGTCTACATCCATAAGGAAGTGGACAGGAACTGGCTGGAGGGGGAGCACCACGGCCGCGTGGGCATTTTCCCCTCCAACTACGTGGAG ATCCTGCCCCCTACGGAGGTGCCCAAGCCCATCAAGGCTCCCACGCTCCAGGTTCTGGAATACGGGGAGGCGCTGGCGCTCTACAACTTCCGAGGGGATCTGCACGTGGAGCTCTCCTTTCGCAAG GGCGAGCGCATCTGCCTGGTGCGGCGGGTGAACGAGAACTGGTACGAAGGGAGGATTCCGGGCACCAGCCGCCAGGGCATCTTCCCCGCCACCTACGTGCAGGTGCTGAAGGAGCCGCGGGTCAAAGCCTCCGCAGAGGACATCCCCTCCTCTCCCGCCCCCGCCAGCCCCCGGCCAGCGGCCGGATCCCCGTCCCTGCAGCGCTCGCCCGGTGCCCGGATCCCCCAGGCTCCCCCCGGCTCCCCCCGGGAAGCGAAGCGGGGTCCCGGGGTGACGGGAGGGCGCCCGTCCTCTCCTCGCCACCTCGGCGCCgccttccccccctccccaaagcTGCCCCACgctggcacccccagccccttgGTGGCCTCTGCCAGCCCCCCACATCCCGTGGCCGCCCACCCCCAGGAGCTCCGGCGTTCCGCCTGGACCCCAGAGCAG GTACAGGGCGCTCTACCAGTACCGGCCCCAAAACGCCGAcgagctggagctgctggaaggggaCCGGGTGGATGTCATGCAGCAGTGCGACGACGGCTGGTTCGTGG GAGTGTCCAGGAGGACGCAGAAATTCGGCACTTTCCCCGGGAACTACGTGGCGCCGGTGTGACCCGCGGCGATGGGGACCCCCAGGGGGAAGAGTGGGGATGGGGGTTCCCCCTTGTCCCACCTCGGCCACCCGGTGTCCCCGCCGTGTTCCCCCACGGGGATGAAgtgcctccagctccctcccGCCCCTATGGGGCTGCCTCTAACAGGGACAAACCCCCCCCGGCTCGGGGTGtctccccctccccagtgcCTTAA